The Cloacibacillus sp. genome has a window encoding:
- the cas4 gene encoding CRISPR-associated protein Cas4, with translation MYSDDDLILISGLQHLTFCERQWMLIHVEQLWAENLLTIEGDHLHQNVHQIGSESRGSVKLASGLQLCSSRLGLYGVADMVEFHRDDENGVIIPAFKDKTKKWQPYPIEYKRGRKRWDTADEVQMCAQAICLEEMLGCKIEEGALFYGEPKRRTQISLTAKLREEVEAKCARARQLAAGLSPPVYTPGKQCKNCSMQEYCMPDETRFSDRSRKYCESLFKLKDGFIGE, from the coding sequence ATGTATTCCGATGACGACCTCATTCTGATATCCGGCCTGCAGCATCTGACTTTCTGTGAGAGACAGTGGATGCTTATCCATGTCGAACAGCTGTGGGCCGAAAATCTTCTTACCATTGAGGGCGACCACCTGCATCAGAATGTTCATCAAATTGGAAGCGAAAGCCGCGGCTCTGTAAAACTCGCCTCGGGTCTCCAGCTGTGTTCCTCAAGACTTGGCCTTTACGGTGTGGCCGACATGGTCGAGTTTCACCGTGACGACGAAAACGGCGTCATCATCCCAGCGTTTAAAGATAAGACAAAAAAATGGCAGCCGTATCCTATTGAATACAAAAGAGGCCGCAAACGCTGGGATACCGCAGATGAAGTGCAGATGTGCGCACAGGCCATATGTCTTGAAGAGATGTTGGGCTGCAAGATCGAAGAGGGAGCTTTATTTTATGGCGAACCAAAACGGAGGACGCAGATATCACTTACCGCAAAACTTCGTGAGGAAGTGGAGGCCAAATGCGCGAGAGCACGCCAGCTTGCCGCCGGCCTCTCACCGCCAGTCTATACGCCTGGAAAACAGTGCAAAAACTGCTCCATGCAGGAGTACTGCATGCCTGACGAAACTCGATTCTCGGACAGGTCGCGCAAATATTGTGAGAGTCTTTTTAAGTTAAAAGACGGATTTATTGGAGAATAA
- the cas1 gene encoding CRISPR-associated endonuclease Cas1, protein MKRLLNSLFVMTQGAWLSQKGENIIVHLNKEESRAFPLHLFDSVLCFGQVNVTPPLLGFCAENGVPITFFTEYGKFLASVHGPVSGNVLLRKEQYRISDAALRSVCIVRSLLAAKINNSRTVLQRFLRDHPQDGPIEKKFRENIAQLEGYLAQLRDKNDIEEMRGIEGISARLYFDLFDTLIVQQKDDFIFIDDGRAGTHLNGYSVLSYTDFIKQPVSNKLVTIAIANS, encoded by the coding sequence ATGAAAAGATTGCTCAACAGCCTCTTTGTGATGACTCAAGGCGCGTGGCTTTCTCAAAAAGGTGAAAATATCATAGTCCATCTGAATAAAGAAGAAAGCCGCGCATTTCCTCTGCACCTCTTTGATTCTGTGCTTTGTTTCGGGCAGGTGAACGTAACGCCCCCTCTTTTAGGTTTCTGTGCGGAAAACGGTGTGCCCATTACTTTTTTCACGGAATATGGGAAATTTTTAGCCTCGGTGCACGGGCCTGTCAGTGGAAACGTCCTTCTCCGCAAAGAACAATACCGGATATCGGATGCCGCATTACGCAGCGTCTGCATCGTGCGTTCTCTACTAGCGGCCAAAATCAACAATAGCCGGACCGTTCTTCAGCGTTTTTTAAGAGACCATCCGCAAGATGGGCCGATAGAGAAGAAATTTAGGGAAAATATAGCTCAGCTTGAAGGGTATCTTGCGCAGCTTCGCGACAAAAATGATATAGAGGAGATGCGCGGAATAGAGGGCATCTCCGCAAGGCTCTATTTTGATCTCTTCGATACTCTTATAGTTCAGCAGAAGGACGATTTTATTTTTATTGATGATGGAAGAGCTGGAACTCATTTAAATGGATACTCAGTTTTAAGTTATACAGATTTTATTAAACAGCCAGTATCAAATAAGCTTGTTACAATCGCAATTGCGAATAGT